A genomic window from Ignavibacteria bacterium includes:
- a CDS encoding tetratricopeptide repeat protein, with protein MLYKYIVIILLLSALILGCAGRNPEESAKHLRSGIELQNKGKLDEAMTEYNKAIELDKKNQTAWYHRGILFISKNDLPKGIEDLSEAIDIAPDTARFYDARGYVYITMNDYGKAMVDFEKAVEKDPKSAVYINRRGYVYALLKDYIQAVKDYSKAIELNPKYEDAYSNRGFAYLSLNKFDNVINDFTKAIELNPKRAVYYNTRGYAFANLKRLFDALPDYDKAIQTDSSFADAYINRGYVFLNTEQFRFAFEDFDKAIKLGSTAALNYNARGFALANLRQYPLAINDYTKAIELDPNLTDAYVNRGFSYFNSLDKPNALKDWQTAVSQKPALDSSLKNYMEKAAK; from the coding sequence ATGTTATATAAATACATAGTTATTATTTTATTACTCTCAGCTCTTATACTGGGTTGCGCAGGCAGAAATCCGGAAGAATCAGCAAAACATTTAAGATCAGGCATTGAGCTTCAAAACAAGGGCAAGCTTGATGAAGCAATGACTGAATATAATAAGGCAATAGAACTTGATAAAAAGAACCAAACAGCATGGTATCACAGGGGGATCCTGTTCATTTCGAAAAATGACCTGCCCAAAGGAATAGAAGACCTGAGCGAAGCAATTGACATTGCCCCTGATACCGCAAGATTTTATGATGCAAGAGGCTATGTTTACATTACAATGAATGATTACGGCAAGGCAATGGTAGATTTTGAAAAAGCTGTTGAAAAAGATCCGAAAAGTGCAGTATATATTAACAGGCGCGGATACGTTTATGCACTTCTGAAAGATTATATACAGGCAGTTAAGGATTATTCAAAAGCTATTGAGCTTAATCCCAAATATGAAGATGCGTATTCAAACCGCGGGTTCGCGTATCTGAGCCTTAATAAATTCGATAATGTTATCAATGATTTTACAAAAGCAATAGAGCTGAATCCTAAACGCGCAGTTTATTATAACACCAGGGGTTATGCCTTCGCGAACCTTAAGAGACTTTTTGACGCCCTGCCCGATTATGATAAAGCTATCCAGACTGATTCATCATTCGCAGATGCTTACATTAACAGGGGTTATGTTTTCCTGAACACTGAGCAGTTCCGGTTCGCATTCGAAGATTTTGATAAAGCCATTAAGCTTGGCTCAACTGCAGCACTTAACTATAATGCAAGAGGTTTCGCACTTGCCAATTTAAGACAGTACCCGCTGGCAATAAATGATTACACAAAAGCAATTGAGCTTGATCCAAACCTGACAGATGCATATGTCAACAGAGGTTTTTCATATTTTAATTCACTGGATAAACCCAATGCGCTTAAAGACTGGCAAACAGCTGTAAGCCAAAAGCCTGCGCTCGATAGCTCTTTAAAAAACTACATGGAAAAAGCCGCAAAATAA
- a CDS encoding GIY-YIG nuclease family protein — MYSFCVYILASKKYGVLYTGVTNSLVKRVYEHKHNVNEGFTSLYFVKRLVYYEEYKYINDAIAREKCIKRWKREWKDKLINEKNPEWKDLYFEIGGEEYEKSMMLLEN; from the coding sequence ATGTACAGTTTCTGCGTATATATTCTTGCAAGCAAAAAGTATGGTGTTTTATACACAGGAGTAACAAATTCGCTTGTAAAAAGAGTCTATGAGCATAAACATAACGTGAATGAAGGCTTTACAAGTTTATACTTTGTTAAACGGCTGGTATATTATGAGGAATACAAATATATAAACGATGCAATTGCAAGAGAAAAATGTATTAAGAGATGGAAAAGAGAATGGAAAGATAAATTGATTAATGAAAAAAATCCAGAATGGAAAGACCTGTATTTTGAAATTGGTGGTGAAGAATATGAAAAGAGTATGATGTTGTTGGAAAATTAA
- a CDS encoding CPBP family intramembrane metalloprotease yields MEKNTSTEIFRNKSLILIIAGYIILYGTFELTAKLTGDTINPLNALLISVCVLIAAAIAEVLLFKTGISDLVKILGLGKPGSKAIITSLIITLLLFLCYPLITMLTGYNFSIPKNWIWLAIGVFVLHGIAEEVLYRGFLFRRLREGRSFWKAAWLAVILFSVAHIPIIINQGLLVGGMAVLLAVVSSFPFSYLYEKGGNTIWAPAIVHAAIDTIIPVLAAGPMDERATLAVTLWMAASMIIPYISFLILKKKMAV; encoded by the coding sequence ATGGAAAAAAATACTTCGACTGAAATTTTCAGAAACAAAAGTTTAATCCTTATAATTGCCGGTTATATAATATTATACGGTACTTTTGAACTGACAGCCAAATTAACCGGCGATACTATAAACCCTTTAAATGCGCTTCTTATTTCTGTATGTGTACTTATTGCAGCTGCAATAGCTGAAGTATTGTTGTTTAAGACCGGGATTTCAGACCTGGTAAAAATTCTTGGTTTAGGAAAACCCGGCAGTAAAGCAATTATAACATCTCTTATAATTACACTACTTCTGTTTTTATGTTATCCTTTGATAACAATGCTTACGGGATACAACTTCTCTATACCTAAAAACTGGATATGGCTTGCCATCGGAGTATTTGTATTACATGGGATAGCGGAAGAAGTATTGTACCGCGGGTTTTTATTCCGCCGCCTGCGCGAAGGAAGAAGCTTTTGGAAAGCAGCATGGCTAGCTGTAATTTTATTTTCAGTTGCGCATATTCCAATTATTATAAACCAGGGGTTGCTTGTTGGGGGAATGGCAGTTTTGCTGGCGGTCGTTTCATCATTTCCTTTTTCATATTTGTATGAAAAAGGAGGGAACACTATTTGGGCACCGGCTATTGTTCACGCTGCAATTGATACAATAATTCCTGTGCTTGCTGCAGGTCCTATGGATGAGAGGGCAACACTTGCTGTTACACTCTGGATGGCTGCTTCTATGATTATTCCATATATATCGTTTTTGATACTTAAGAAGAAAATGGCAGTGTGA
- the glnA gene encoding type I glutamate--ammonia ligase, with translation MAANQQAIKNVFAMIKKHDVKMIDFRFTDMPGQWQHFSIPAKNLDEKVFTEGLGFDGSSIRGWQSINESDMLVFPDPNTANIDPFIVTKNLSMICDIYSPATKERYSRDPRYVAMKAEEYLRSTKIADTIYCGPEAEFFILDHVAYNVNEYSSWYKVDSREGFWNTGTELEANLGHKIRLKEGYFPVPPADSTNDIRNAMVEHLLNAGIEVETQHHEVATGGQAEIDYRFCPMLECADKLMMFKYIVKNTARQHGKTATFMPKPIFGDNGSGMHTHQSLWKNGKPLFAGDGYAGLSQTALYYIGGLLKHAPSLLALTNPTTNSYKRLVPGYEAPVNLAYSKGNRSAAIRIPMYSNSPKAKRVEFRCPDGTANPYLAFSAMLMAGIDGIINKIDPGEAMEMDIYHLSSKELKNIPQAPDNLESALECLANDNEYLKQGGVFTDDLIETWIEYKMEKEVKPMALRPHPYEFHLYYEV, from the coding sequence ATGGCAGCAAATCAGCAGGCTATTAAAAACGTTTTTGCTATGATAAAAAAGCATGACGTTAAGATGATAGATTTCCGTTTTACAGATATGCCGGGGCAGTGGCAGCACTTCAGCATACCCGCTAAAAATCTGGATGAGAAAGTTTTTACCGAAGGATTAGGGTTTGACGGTTCATCGATCAGAGGATGGCAATCAATTAATGAATCAGATATGCTGGTATTTCCTGACCCTAACACTGCCAATATAGATCCTTTTATAGTCACTAAGAATCTTTCAATGATCTGCGATATTTATTCACCTGCAACAAAAGAGCGCTACAGCCGTGACCCAAGATATGTTGCTATGAAGGCTGAAGAATACCTGAGATCAACAAAAATTGCTGATACTATTTACTGCGGACCTGAAGCAGAATTTTTTATACTGGATCATGTAGCATATAATGTCAACGAATACAGCAGCTGGTATAAAGTTGATTCACGCGAAGGTTTCTGGAATACAGGAACAGAGCTTGAAGCAAACCTGGGTCATAAAATCAGACTGAAGGAAGGTTACTTCCCGGTTCCGCCTGCTGATAGCACTAACGATATCCGTAATGCTATGGTTGAGCATCTTCTGAATGCCGGGATTGAAGTTGAAACACAGCATCATGAAGTGGCAACAGGAGGCCAGGCGGAAATTGATTACAGGTTCTGCCCAATGCTTGAATGCGCTGATAAGCTCATGATGTTCAAATATATCGTAAAAAATACTGCAAGGCAGCATGGCAAAACTGCAACATTTATGCCCAAACCAATATTCGGTGATAACGGAAGCGGAATGCATACTCACCAAAGCTTATGGAAAAACGGCAAGCCGTTATTTGCAGGTGATGGATATGCAGGATTAAGCCAGACAGCTTTATATTATATCGGGGGTTTGCTTAAACACGCTCCTTCTCTTTTGGCATTAACTAACCCGACAACAAATTCATATAAGCGCCTTGTGCCCGGATATGAAGCGCCTGTTAATTTAGCTTATTCAAAAGGAAACCGGAGCGCAGCTATCAGGATACCGATGTATTCAAACAGTCCCAAAGCTAAGCGCGTAGAGTTCCGCTGCCCTGATGGTACTGCGAATCCTTACCTGGCATTTTCGGCGATGTTAATGGCAGGTATTGACGGAATCATAAACAAGATCGATCCGGGTGAAGCAATGGAAATGGATATTTATCATTTAAGCAGCAAGGAGCTTAAAAATATCCCCCAGGCTCCCGATAACCTGGAGTCAGCTTTAGAATGCCTTGCGAATGATAACGAATATTTAAAGCAGGGCGGAGTGTTCACAGATGACCTGATTGAAACATGGATTGAATATAAAATGGAAAAGGAAGTAAAGCCTATGGCATTAAGGCCTCATCCTTATGAATTCCATTTATATTATGAAGTGTAG
- a CDS encoding Cof-type HAD-IIB family hydrolase: MTHRLKDIKLIVIDIDGTLVDQHGNVGAKTLHLAKELKKKNIFCTLSSARSFHYSSHIADDLEIDIPFVTLDGALIKGRKGESVYRGIIKDSFVHKAIALAEDNYGKITMCDEHNLFVTPNNAVVKEYTKLSAPIKEISDFTGVKDILEILIYCEDKASMKHIKAGFGFFEKLGVHLSVTKSPRNDYYLLTIKNKRSNKLESVKRLVKHLGFNKKNVAVIGDWHNDMPLFDFGAYNIAVKNAIPELKRKADYVTNSTNNEDAVGEVLELVKAHAANGTN; this comes from the coding sequence TTGACCCACAGATTAAAGGACATAAAATTAATAGTAATAGATATCGACGGTACGCTTGTTGATCAGCACGGAAATGTGGGAGCAAAAACCCTGCATCTTGCAAAAGAACTGAAAAAAAAGAATATCTTCTGCACACTTTCCTCAGCAAGGTCTTTCCATTATTCCTCTCATATTGCTGATGACCTGGAAATAGATATCCCTTTTGTAACACTTGATGGTGCACTTATAAAAGGCAGAAAAGGTGAATCTGTATACAGGGGTATCATAAAGGATTCATTTGTACACAAAGCTATCGCTTTGGCAGAAGATAACTACGGCAAGATAACAATGTGCGATGAACATAATCTGTTTGTTACACCCAATAACGCAGTGGTAAAAGAATACACTAAGCTTTCAGCCCCGATAAAAGAAATTTCGGATTTTACGGGAGTAAAAGATATCCTGGAAATTCTTATCTATTGCGAAGATAAAGCCAGCATGAAACATATTAAAGCGGGCTTTGGCTTTTTTGAAAAACTCGGTGTTCACCTAAGTGTTACCAAATCACCCCGCAATGATTATTACCTGCTTACTATTAAAAATAAACGCAGCAACAAGCTCGAAAGCGTTAAAAGGCTTGTTAAGCATTTGGGTTTTAATAAAAAAAATGTGGCTGTTATCGGCGACTGGCATAACGATATGCCGCTGTTTGATTTCGGCGCTTATAACATAGCTGTTAAAAATGCCATACCCGAGCTGAAACGAAAAGCTGACTACGTGACAAACTCAACAAATAACGAAGACGCAGTTGGCGAAGTGCTTGAGCTAGTTAAAGCGCATGCTGCAAACGGTACAAACTGA
- a CDS encoding T9SS type A sorting domain-containing protein: protein MNTSFGGGDIYFKNINTGIISGYKTTNAGNNWYSINFGGYMSFPDQNTGYATSGGFLVKTTNFGENYSIQNLPPSIILNDISFPNVNIGYGCGETGKIVKTINGGDNWFIVNNPLNTNYNLYNAHFTDTETGYVSGVTYFLDTSVFMKTTNGGNNWSVQYYLPSNWGWFTAMFFVNVNTGYIGAASRNYMLRTTNGGVNWLQYNIPTSNGIYSIHFPSANTGYASCYSGQIIKTTNAGVNWFLQTTGTGSSLRSIFFLNDLTGYCSGENNTVLKTTDGGGAPIGITPISNEVPKDFRLEQNYPNPFNPVTNINFSIPKAGYTSIRIYDIMGRLVQTLFETQLVPGSYKADWNASQMPSGIYIYRIESGSFTQSKKMILVK, encoded by the coding sequence TTGAACACATCATTTGGCGGTGGTGATATATATTTCAAAAATATAAATACAGGTATAATTTCAGGTTATAAGACAACAAATGCTGGTAATAATTGGTATTCAATTAATTTTGGTGGTTATATGAGTTTTCCGGATCAGAATACTGGTTATGCAACAAGTGGAGGGTTTTTAGTTAAAACCACGAATTTTGGCGAAAACTATTCTATACAGAATCTCCCGCCTAGTATAATTCTAAACGATATAAGCTTCCCAAATGTAAATATAGGTTATGGTTGCGGCGAGACCGGTAAAATTGTAAAAACCATCAATGGCGGTGATAATTGGTTTATAGTTAATAATCCGTTGAACACAAATTACAATCTGTATAATGCGCATTTTACTGATACTGAAACAGGATATGTCTCCGGTGTTACTTATTTTTTAGATACCAGCGTTTTTATGAAAACTACAAATGGAGGAAATAACTGGAGTGTTCAGTATTATTTGCCTTCTAATTGGGGATGGTTTACTGCCATGTTTTTTGTTAATGTTAACACAGGTTACATTGGCGCCGCCTCACGTAATTATATGCTAAGAACTACAAATGGCGGAGTAAACTGGCTTCAATATAATATCCCGACTTCAAACGGCATTTATTCAATCCACTTTCCCAGTGCTAACACTGGTTATGCAAGCTGTTACAGCGGGCAAATAATTAAAACAACCAACGCAGGCGTTAACTGGTTTTTACAAACTACAGGTACAGGGAGTTCATTACGAAGTATCTTTTTCCTGAACGATCTAACGGGGTATTGTTCAGGTGAAAATAACACTGTATTAAAAACCACCGATGGCGGCGGAGCGCCAATTGGTATTACACCAATAAGTAATGAAGTGCCAAAAGATTTCAGGCTGGAGCAGAATTATCCTAATCCGTTCAATCCGGTTACCAATATTAATTTCAGTATACCAAAAGCGGGTTATACCTCGATCAGGATATATGATATAATGGGCAGGCTTGTGCAAACACTTTTCGAAACACAGTTAGTCCCCGGCAGTTATAAGGCTGACTGGAATGCATCTCAAATGCCTTCAGGGATTTATATATACAGGATCGAAAGCGGAAGTTTTACCCAAAGCAAAAAGATGATACTCGTCAAGTAA
- a CDS encoding tetratricopeptide repeat protein has product MKLSKFMIRNIISIAALFLIAFSLLFAGCTKKTESELRREKDSLEQVKYDEIIRELIDSNLIRQRDSTDIYGTGNFDYRDSLESYHRGYSIPRDSIYKVWNTQAFQELNELIKKKPINPGPYLDRGNHFQNIKFYREAISDYNEYIRLTQSNHSAYMNRGNAYERFKIYDSAMADYNMVLFLKPDDTIANFNKGNIYDILGKPDSAVYQYDTVIIKDPRLAKGYYNRGTSYLAQRKFKEAARDWEQAILLNRTYEAELRPKINRIKPLIR; this is encoded by the coding sequence ATGAAATTATCAAAGTTTATGATCAGAAATATTATTTCAATTGCTGCACTTTTTTTGATTGCTTTTTCTTTGCTGTTCGCAGGATGTACCAAAAAAACTGAATCTGAGCTGCGCAGAGAAAAAGACTCTCTTGAACAGGTAAAATATGATGAAATTATCAGGGAATTGATAGATTCAAACCTGATAAGACAAAGGGACAGTACAGATATTTACGGAACCGGAAATTTTGATTACAGGGATTCACTCGAATCATATCACAGAGGTTACAGTATTCCCAGGGATAGTATTTATAAAGTATGGAATACACAGGCATTTCAGGAGCTTAATGAACTGATCAAGAAAAAACCGATTAACCCGGGACCGTATCTTGATAGGGGAAATCATTTCCAGAACATAAAGTTTTACCGTGAAGCCATATCTGACTATAATGAATATATCAGGCTTACGCAGTCAAATCATTCTGCTTATATGAACAGGGGTAATGCTTACGAAAGATTTAAGATTTACGACTCTGCGATGGCAGATTATAATATGGTGCTTTTCCTGAAGCCGGATGATACTATAGCCAATTTTAATAAAGGTAATATATATGATATTCTTGGAAAACCGGATTCAGCAGTATATCAATATGATACGGTAATAATAAAAGATCCAAGACTTGCAAAAGGCTATTATAACAGGGGAACTTCATATCTTGCACAGCGAAAGTTCAAAGAAGCAGCACGTGACTGGGAACAGGCAATTCTGCTTAACAGAACATACGAAGCAGAGCTTCGTCCCAAGATCAACAGGATAAAACCGCTGATCAGATAA
- the purE gene encoding 5-(carboxyamino)imidazole ribonucleotide mutase, whose product MKKPIVGIIMGSDSDLPTMQEAANVCDEFGIPYEIKITSAHRTPHFMAKYAETAHKRGIKIIIAGAGGAAHLPGMAASHSPLPVIGVPIRSKALEGIDSLLSIVQMPSGIPVATVAIGNAKNAGLLAVEILAVNNKSLLKKLLLFKMKLAAESMAKNKKIKPKK is encoded by the coding sequence ATGAAAAAACCAATAGTAGGTATAATAATGGGCAGTGATTCAGACCTGCCGACAATGCAGGAAGCCGCAAATGTATGCGATGAGTTCGGTATTCCTTATGAAATAAAAATTACCTCTGCGCACCGAACACCGCATTTTATGGCTAAGTATGCTGAAACTGCTCACAAACGCGGTATTAAAATTATCATCGCAGGAGCAGGCGGCGCTGCACACCTGCCGGGAATGGCAGCATCTCACTCTCCCCTTCCTGTTATCGGCGTTCCGATCCGTTCAAAAGCACTGGAAGGAATCGACTCCCTGCTTTCTATTGTACAGATGCCTTCCGGAATCCCCGTAGCAACCGTCGCAATAGGTAATGCAAAGAATGCGGGACTTCTTGCTGTTGAAATTCTTGCGGTAAACAATAAATCTTTACTGAAGAAATTATTGCTCTTTAAAATGAAATTAGCTGCAGAATCTATGGCAAAGAATAAGAAGATCAAACCTAAAAAATAA
- the tnpA gene encoding IS200/IS605 family transposase, which yields MSHSFTKIWLHAVFSTKDRSPLILDKFESELHDHLKQSLSKKFEIEVRAVNGMQEHVHIVFRLNPNFSLIDIMKYIKGESSHWVNSHDFSNFKFAWQTGYSAFSVSESMLDAVVKYVNNQKEHHKKVSFKEEYDLFMKKYGNDLVNR from the coding sequence ATGTCACATTCATTCACCAAAATCTGGCTGCATGCAGTTTTCTCTACTAAAGATAGAAGTCCATTAATATTGGATAAATTCGAATCTGAACTTCATGATCACCTGAAGCAATCTCTATCAAAGAAATTTGAAATTGAGGTTCGGGCAGTAAATGGTATGCAGGAACATGTGCATATTGTATTCAGGCTCAACCCTAATTTTTCGTTAATTGATATTATGAAGTATATCAAGGGTGAGTCATCCCACTGGGTTAATTCCCATGACTTTTCAAATTTCAAATTTGCCTGGCAAACAGGTTATAGTGCATTTTCAGTCAGCGAATCAATGCTGGACGCTGTAGTCAAGTATGTAAATAACCAGAAAGAGCATCATAAAAAAGTAAGTTTTAAAGAAGAGTATGATCTGTTTATGAAGAAATACGGTAATGATCTTGTAAACCGTTGA
- the purK gene encoding 5-(carboxyamino)imidazole ribonucleotide synthase: MKKPICIGILGGGQLARMSAFAAIRMGFDVAVLEKEAGSPAGIISSAELIGTPSNKKLLNKLATITNVITLENEFIDYRILEYLESLGCRVFPSSATIAMIQDKLIQKQTLKKHKIPLPKFTAVNHKYDFERTANELKLPFVLKSRKMGYDGYGNALVRNKKEFERAFDKLTHRHSKLLAEEFVHFNKELAVMAARTPKETAVYPVVETIQKDHICHTVIAPAGLNTNIQKKAAKIAIHCVKAVKGFGLYGVEMFYTSDCRILVNEMAPRPHNSGHYTIEGCVTSQFENHIRSILSLPLGSTEMVNRSAVMINLLGKTNKEGVVKNYASALADKDIHLHIYGKKNSRVGRKMGHITVTGSNSAAILKKAKAAEKKIVI; encoded by the coding sequence TTGAAAAAACCAATTTGTATAGGTATTTTAGGCGGCGGGCAATTGGCCCGGATGTCTGCCTTTGCTGCAATACGTATGGGTTTTGATGTTGCTGTGCTTGAAAAGGAAGCAGGCTCGCCTGCGGGAATAATATCTTCTGCAGAATTGATAGGCACCCCTTCAAATAAAAAGCTTCTCAACAAGCTTGCCACTATAACTAATGTGATTACACTTGAAAACGAATTCATAGATTACAGGATACTTGAATATCTTGAATCGCTTGGCTGCAGGGTTTTTCCTTCATCAGCAACTATAGCAATGATTCAGGATAAGCTGATTCAGAAACAAACTCTTAAGAAACATAAAATACCTTTACCGAAATTCACAGCAGTAAACCATAAATACGATTTTGAAAGAACAGCAAATGAGCTGAAGCTGCCGTTTGTCCTTAAATCGAGGAAAATGGGTTACGATGGTTACGGCAATGCGCTTGTGAGGAATAAAAAGGAATTTGAAAGAGCATTTGATAAACTTACACACCGCCACTCTAAGCTGCTTGCCGAAGAATTTGTACATTTTAACAAAGAGCTCGCTGTAATGGCAGCAAGGACACCAAAAGAGACCGCAGTTTATCCGGTAGTGGAAACAATACAAAAAGATCATATTTGCCATACTGTAATTGCACCCGCGGGATTAAATACCAATATTCAGAAAAAAGCTGCGAAGATAGCTATTCATTGCGTAAAAGCTGTTAAAGGATTCGGTTTATACGGTGTAGAAATGTTCTATACATCTGATTGCAGGATTCTGGTGAATGAAATGGCTCCGCGCCCGCATAATTCGGGTCATTACACCATTGAAGGCTGCGTAACATCACAGTTTGAAAATCATATCAGGTCAATACTCAGTTTACCGCTTGGCAGCACAGAAATGGTAAACCGCTCCGCAGTTATGATAAATCTATTGGGCAAAACGAATAAAGAAGGTGTTGTAAAAAATTACGCTTCTGCACTTGCCGATAAAGATATTCATCTGCATATTTACGGTAAAAAGAATTCAAGAGTGGGCAGAAAGATGGGGCACATAACTGTTACCGGCAGCAATTCTGCAGCAATATTAAAAAAAGCAAAAGCTGCTGAAAAGAAAATTGTAATATAA
- a CDS encoding T9SS type A sorting domain-containing protein: MKKLIRIFIFIAVYYVMNIGERIELKAQNFQCAPAQTNTIIPNNSANLNLSENSVAVHPLNAKIVLSANNINLPGGVSAHVSVDWGVTWNPQTYNILPGSGFDPTAMIDLQGNLYVSYLGNGGVSVARSTDLGNNWSSFPLPNSSGADKPHSKVDNSCTSPYSGRIYCAWDYSSILFTYSTNQGANWITPISLPGSSPGHGVNITTDNSGNVYVMWPIHGREPTPYNALRFTKSSDGGDTWSPHVTINLQYSVTKSYSGWPSMSVNLQDGTLYLVYSGNTNGSPNFYDVFLKKSYDGGSTWSTESPINQVRTNDQVFPWISCDPISGHLACIYYDTREGAPSVKHAFVSISTNAGMNWCDMRVSTEGVGLATGDGSHYIGIEINKGIVYPIWTKSDINSTYRTIVYPFDVIPKDLNVQNQVYYGYNIIQSAKSISSSDVTIAIGSNTVFRSSESITLNPGFTMGKSSTFIAELYSCENLGIENTFAIDYYKNINRQDNETPLEYSLSQNYPNPFNPVTKINYTLKNDSKVTLTIYNILGQLVKEIVDSFESKGLKEVLWNGTNEFGNQVSSGVYFYKLTAGDFVDQKKLVIIR; encoded by the coding sequence ATGAAAAAATTAATTAGAATTTTTATATTTATTGCGGTATATTATGTTATGAATATTGGCGAAAGAATAGAACTTAAAGCGCAGAATTTTCAATGCGCGCCAGCGCAAACAAATACTATTATTCCTAATAATTCAGCCAATCTAAATTTAAGTGAAAACTCTGTAGCTGTTCACCCTTTAAATGCTAAAATTGTTTTGAGCGCAAACAATATCAACTTACCAGGTGGTGTGTCCGCACATGTATCAGTGGATTGGGGTGTAACATGGAATCCACAAACCTACAATATTTTACCAGGCAGTGGTTTTGACCCAACTGCAATGATTGATTTACAAGGGAATTTATATGTTTCATATTTAGGTAATGGAGGTGTAAGCGTTGCCCGTTCTACAGATTTAGGCAATAATTGGTCTTCTTTTCCGCTACCGAATAGCAGCGGAGCTGATAAACCGCATTCAAAAGTTGATAATAGCTGCACTAGCCCATATTCTGGACGAATATATTGCGCTTGGGATTATAGCAGCATATTATTCACATATTCAACTAACCAGGGTGCCAACTGGATAACACCAATTTCACTGCCAGGCTCGTCACCCGGACATGGAGTTAATATTACAACTGATAATTCTGGAAATGTTTATGTAATGTGGCCTATTCATGGACGGGAACCGACTCCATACAATGCTTTAAGATTCACTAAGTCATCTGATGGCGGAGATACTTGGAGTCCACATGTTACAATAAATTTGCAATATTCTGTGACAAAGTCATATTCAGGGTGGCCATCTATGTCTGTTAATTTGCAGGATGGAACTTTATACTTAGTTTATTCAGGTAATACCAACGGTTCTCCCAATTTTTATGATGTTTTCTTAAAGAAATCTTACGATGGCGGTTCTACCTGGTCTACCGAAAGTCCAATAAATCAGGTTCGAACAAATGATCAAGTATTTCCTTGGATATCTTGTGATCCGATTTCGGGTCATCTTGCGTGTATTTATTATGACACCAGAGAGGGTGCACCATCGGTAAAACATGCTTTTGTTTCAATATCAACAAACGCCGGGATGAATTGGTGTGATATGAGAGTCAGCACAGAAGGTGTTGGGCTTGCTACCGGAGATGGCAGTCATTATATTGGGATAGAAATTAACAAAGGTATAGTTTATCCCATCTGGACAAAAAGTGATATTAACTCAACTTATAGGACAATAGTATATCCGTTTGATGTTATACCTAAAGATTTAAATGTTCAGAATCAGGTTTATTATGGTTATAATATTATTCAGTCTGCAAAATCAATTTCTTCTTCTGATGTTACAATAGCAATAGGTTCTAATACAGTATTCCGTTCAAGCGAGAGTATTACTCTTAATCCCGGGTTTACAATGGGTAAATCCAGTACCTTTATTGCAGAGTTATATAGCTGCGAAAACTTGGGAATTGAAAATACATTTGCTATTGATTATTATAAAAATATTAACAGGCAAGATAATGAAACGCCTTTAGAATATTCATTATCTCAAAATTACCCAAATCCGTTTAATCCGGTTACCAAAATAAATTACACATTAAAAAACGATTCCAAAGTTACTTTGACGATCTATAATATCCTTGGACAGTTGGTTAAGGAAATTGTTGATAGTTTTGAAAGTAAAGGATTAAAAGAAGTACTGTGGAACGGCACAAATGAATTTGGCAATCAGGTATCAAGTGGTGTCTATTTTTATAAGTTAACCGCTGGCGATTTTGTAGATCAAAAGAAGCTGGTTATTATCCGTTAA